The sequence ATGGGGCAGTAGTTAAATATGTATACAAAGCTCCTGATGGAATTGCCATTGCAGCCATATAACCTAAAGCAGGTTTGTTACTGTATACCTTTTTAATCCCTTTAAAAAAAGAATGCCTATTCTCTTTTGGTGGTATCACATTCTCTAATCTTAACTGTAAGAAAACAAGAGTAAAAACACCATAAAGTGCTATAAAAATAAATATACTATGCCAAGTGCTAAAATGTAAAAATGTAGCTCCTATAGATGGTGCTATTAATGGAGCTCCCATTGCAATCATCATTACTAGAGACATTACACTCGCGGCCTCATTTCCTTCAAAATTATCTCTTACAATTGCTGCTACAGATACACCAACACAACCAGCTCCAATGCCTTGTAATGCTCTAAAAATATAGAAAATTTCTATCGATGGGGTGAAAATTAAAACAATACTACCAAGTACCGAAATAATTAACCCGAGAGAAACAATCCATTTTCTCCCTTTTATATCAGAAAAATAACCTCCAAATAACTGACCTATTCCAAAGCCCAAAAAGAAGATACTCATGCTAATTTCAACACGCTGAAACGTTACGCCAAGTTCTTTACTTATTTGTGTTAGTGCTGGTAAACATGTATCTATATTAAAAGGTCCAATCATGGCTAGTAAGCCTAGCAATAATATAAACCTATTTCTCTCTTTACTATTCATTTTAAATTCGATTAGGTATAAGACCACAAAGGTTACGTTATTAATAACTGTTTCAAAACCTCAATCAAGAATAGCTGTTAATACTTCTCATAAAAAAAGCACCTTACCATTTTTGATAAGATGCTTTCTCTATTTATTTAATGTCTAAAATAATTTCTTTCTTAAAACAAGCTGATGATTTAACGTAATCCCATTTTCTATAATTGGCTCATGATACTTCTCAGTAAAATAATCCTTTTTAATTTCGTAAAACTCGAAACCTAATTTTTGATAGATATATAATTGCCTAAACGCTGCATTTGAGGTACCAATTAAAACATACTTAAAACCTCTTTTCTTTGCTTTTTCAACGGCATCTAGTAACATTTTCTGACCAATACCTTCATCTTGATTGCTCTTGGAAACGGCTATATTTTTTATTTCAATAGATTCCTCATCAAACATTTGATAAGCATATACAGCCAAGGTTTCATCTCCTCTTTCGTAAATATAAATTTCAGAATCATGTATATATTGATCTATAGCATCTATTGTTTCATCTGCTAACAACAATAAGTCATAAGGTAGTTTATTTCCTTCTTCGAACATTCGAATGCGGTCCTTCTTTTCTAATACCAATTTCATATTATAATTCAATTCTTTGTTAATTTATTTGACCTTGCTAAGATAATAATATCCTCGAAAATTTAATAACGTTTTCACTGTAGTATTTCAATATTTTCTATTCTTATAAAGAGAATCTGAATATATCGAATATCGATTTTAGCAAATTTCCCAAAATCGTATTTCAATTTATATACTATTTATAATCAATGGTCTATAAACAAAAAGTCACTCTAATAAATTTAAAGTGACTTCTTAGAAAGATGAAATGATACGTATTATACTATACTTATATCTTCTTCTTTTTTTCCGCTTTGGTTATTTTCTGATTTAGTTTTTACTACTTCTAAGTTTGAAAGAGTTGCATTCGTTTTATCACCATCTTTCCACGTTATTCTAGCAGTACCATATTTAATTCCCTCAAAGGCTTCTAACATACAAATATGCGTGTACATTGTAGCTCCTTTTTTATCTATACTTATATACGATGCGCTTGGAATTCCATCTAGTAATCTAGATTTTAAAAGTTTTAAGCGATAGCCTTTTTCTACCGTATAAAATCTTCCCTTTCTATCTATATAAGTACCCGGAAAAGAAGGTAATTTATAACAAACAGTTTTGTCGTTCATTAACCTATCTGGGAGTTCGTTTACGCGCTCTTTAAATTGAGCATTCACTGGAGATAATCCCCACATTAAATTATTTAGGTTATTATTTTGGGGGTTTCCATCCAAATAAAGAAAATTTTTCTTTGAGCTATTTCCTCTAAATAGCGTAAGAACTATCTTTCCTAAATAGTAACTTTTTCTTTCATGAATTATGAAAGGCTTACCTGTAATTGCTGCATAGTTAATTTGTTTCTTCAATTCTTGATTGATATACCCGTCAGCATAGATTGTGTATTTTCCAAAAATACGGTATGAGTCTAAAGACAATTTCTCCTCTTCTAGGATATAATTGTAGTTC is a genomic window of Flammeovirga pectinis containing:
- a CDS encoding multidrug effflux MFS transporter — encoded protein: MNSKERNRFILLLGLLAMIGPFNIDTCLPALTQISKELGVTFQRVEISMSIFFLGFGIGQLFGGYFSDIKGRKWIVSLGLIISVLGSIVLIFTPSIEIFYIFRALQGIGAGCVGVSVAAIVRDNFEGNEAASVMSLVMMIAMGAPLIAPSIGATFLHFSTWHSIFIFIALYGVFTLVFLQLRLENVIPPKENRHSFFKGIKKVYSNKPALGYMAAMAIPSGALYTYLTTAPFIYQEYFNIPEKQFALLFGVNGLSLIIMNKLNSKLVLKYSPKKMLNIGLSVHISTLVILLVSLILFKPNFYFILPMITLHVSTLGFISGNATTIALEKFDKSLAGLANSQMRVVGIIVGSLAGATASTLNNGTLFPPILVMIFCSLLGIFLYTFSERKYKVIA
- a CDS encoding GNAT family N-acetyltransferase, with translation MKLVLEKKDRIRMFEEGNKLPYDLLLLADETIDAIDQYIHDSEIYIYERGDETLAVYAYQMFDEESIEIKNIAVSKSNQDEGIGQKMLLDAVEKAKKRGFKYVLIGTSNAAFRQLYIYQKLGFEFYEIKKDYFTEKYHEPIIENGITLNHQLVLRKKLF
- a CDS encoding HNH endonuclease family protein, which gives rise to MKRNYNYILEEEKLSLDSYRIFGKYTIYADGYINQELKKQINYAAITGKPFIIHERKSYYLGKIVLTLFRGNSSKKNFLYLDGNPQNNNLNNLMWGLSPVNAQFKERVNELPDRLMNDKTVCYKLPSFPGTYIDRKGRFYTVEKGYRLKLLKSRLLDGIPSASYISIDKKGATMYTHICMLEAFEGIKYGTARITWKDGDKTNATLSNLEVVKTKSENNQSGKKEEDISIV